Part of the bacterium genome is shown below.
CGTCTGACCCGTTTTCAAGAATAAAATTACGATGAATATTTAATTTTGAATTATTGCCTGATATGCCGTCCAATTCATTTTTGCCGATAAAATTGTCATTAATTGAAATTTCCCCGCCCTGGAAAAGAGCGCCATAACGGTTATTAATCATAAAAGAATTGGAAATTTTACCCACGGACTCTTTCATCCTTAATCCCTCAAGATAATTATCTTTTACCGCGTTCTTTTCAAAAATAACTTCTGAGCGGAAACTATGCATAGCCGAATAGTTATTGGAAAATACCGTGTTTACGATTTCCGCCCTGGAATCGCGAAAACGCAGTGCGCTGTAATTATCGCTGAAAATACTGTCGTTTATTTTAATATCAGACTCCTGGAATTGAAAACCGCGGCTGTTATTGAAAACTATCGTATTTTCCATTATTATTTTGGAAAAATGGCTGTGAAGGGCCCTGTACGCGTTTTTAAATTTGCAATAAGATAAAATATTCGGGTCACCCTCGCTTGCCATAAAATATAATCCCTCCCAACGCGTTTTATTGTTTTCCGGGCCGGATGAGAAAATTATGGGGAGGTCTTTCTCACCCCCCGCTAAAAGTGTTCCAAAAATATAGAGGCCGCTTTCACCGATCCCATCCATATTTTCGTCCTGCCAGAGAAATTCAATTTCGGCCCCGGGTTTAATAGTCAAAACCGATCCCGCTTCCACCGTGCATATGCCTTTAATAAAAATTTTACCTTCCCAAACTGTATTATTTGTAATATGCGTCTTATTATAAACAACAGGTCCTTCTTTTATTCTCTTGATACACCCGGACAAAATTATAAGTGTTATAACGAGGGCAATATATCTATTCCTGCCTGACATCATATTTATTCCCGCTGAAATTGTTGCCTTTTAAAATCAAATTTGATTTTATGCCGATGAAAATTCCCTCCTCCTCGTTATTTTCAATCCAATTCCCCGTAAGCTCACCCCTGGAAGAAAAAATCCCGTAAAAACCCGCGTAATTTTCCCTTATGACATTTTTAGCTATTTTGGGATATGAAATTTCACCTGAAGAAACAAAGGCGTATTTATTTTTCTCAAAAATATTTTCTTCGATAACGGGAGAAGATTTTAAGGAATCAATCCCCGTAAAGGCATTTTGAATTTTGCAAAAATTAAAAATCCCGTCTTCCGCCTGGTCAAGAATAATCCCGGCCCAGAAAATCCCGTCCATGGATTTCCCTTCGCCGTAAAATATTATAGGATTATTTACTTCACCCCTTGCAATAATCTTACCGCGTATCAAAATTTCATTATAAGGCGACAAAAATAGCGGTTCATTTTTAGAAGAATCTTTTTCCTTGATTTTGATTTTAGTGCCCGGCTGGATTATAAGTTTTACGCCTTTCGGAATCAAAAGGTCATCGTCAATCTGGATAATTCCGTCCCAAACCGTATTTTTGGTTATTATCCCGCTAAACAAATAAATTTTTTCCCTCTGCCCAGGATTTATTTTTCCTGCCTGCGGATTTTTTAAGCATCCCGATGTTAATAAAAAAATTACAATAAAAAAACTTTTTTTCTTTCCCATGACAAACTTAAATCAATTTTTTCTCTTTCAAAAACCATCTCGCAATGTCCCCTGCTGATTCCGTTTCATTATTTATTTTTTTAAGGAGTTCTTCATATGTTTTATCATCAATGGTACCGCCTAACTTATCCAGCAATCTTGTAAGCGCAGGGAACTTTTTGAGGGTGTCTTTCCGGACAACAGGGGCGGCTATACAGGGTAAACCCTGCTTTCCGTCACGTTCGTTTTTGTAAAATTTACTTTCAAATCCAAACGGTTTCAGCCAGACAAGATTCAGCTTTTCCTGGTATTCCCGCCGCACAACTTCAAATATTTTATCCTTTTCAGAAACATCTTTTCTTTTCAGGACCTCGGTCAAACTTATGCCGGTATATTCGACAAAAATATCGATATCGCCTTTTTCCAAAACAGCATGGCCGTTTTCACCCGGTTCCAGCATTTTAACTACAGCAGTCGTCCCTGTCCTTTCCCGGATAAGTATCGCAAGCATTTCAGCTAAAATCATGGACTCGGGATTTTTTTCCTGGCCGATGTAAATAGTTTTGCCGACACAGGCATAGGAAAGTGCCTGAATGGAGATAAAACTTACAATAAATAACGCCGACAATAAAAACTTATGTTTCTTCATGGTATTCTCCCCGTGAAAATTCAAATTGCAAAATGCAAAGTTTAAAATGTGGAATCACTTCACACTTCATAATATTGTTTATTTTGTCATGAAATGACACAACAATTTTGACTTTCAATTTTTGAATTTTTCGTTACACGTTTCAAACACATCGGATCCGGACTTTTAAAATTCCCTTCATAAAAATAACTGCGTCCCCGGCACCCGCCCTGGCACCAGTTTACAAGCCGGCAGGGAATACATTCCTCAGGCAGCATGGAAACCTGGTTTCGTAAATTCTCCGCTTTATTTTTCCAGATTTCCCTAAATGACTCCTTATTTAAATCGCCTAATTCCACATCTATTGAAGAACAGCCGTAGACC
Proteins encoded:
- a CDS encoding glycine betaine ABC transporter substrate-binding protein; translation: MKKHKFLLSALFIVSFISIQALSYACVGKTIYIGQEKNPESMILAEMLAILIRERTGTTAVVKMLEPGENGHAVLEKGDIDIFVEYTGISLTEVLKRKDVSEKDKIFEVVRREYQEKLNLVWLKPFGFESKFYKNERDGKQGLPCIAAPVVRKDTLKKFPALTRLLDKLGGTIDDKTYEELLKKINNETESAGDIARWFLKEKKLI
- a CDS encoding right-handed parallel beta-helix repeat-containing protein — encoded protein: MMSGRNRYIALVITLIILSGCIKRIKEGPVVYNKTHITNNTVWEGKIFIKGICTVEAGSVLTIKPGAEIEFLWQDENMDGIGESGLYIFGTLLAGGEKDLPIIFSSGPENNKTRWEGLYFMASEGDPNILSYCKFKNAYRALHSHFSKIIMENTIVFNNSRGFQFQESDIKINDSIFSDNYSALRFRDSRAEIVNTVFSNNYSAMHSFRSEVIFEKNAVKDNYLEGLRMKESVGKISNSFMINNRYGALFQGGEISINDNFIGKNELDGISGNNSKLNIHRNFILENGSDGVSLNNSDAVLGYNNIAENKKFNLDNKGALEIEAANNYWGNLNEDEIGKTIEDGKDDAVSGIVMFRPFLDAPGVDIKLFRYERGIK
- a CDS encoding right-handed parallel beta-helix repeat-containing protein, which produces MGKKKSFFIVIFLLTSGCLKNPQAGKINPGQREKIYLFSGIITKNTVWDGIIQIDDDLLIPKGVKLIIQPGTKIKIKEKDSSKNEPLFLSPYNEILIRGKIIARGEVNNPIIFYGEGKSMDGIFWAGIILDQAEDGIFNFCKIQNAFTGIDSLKSSPVIEENIFEKNKYAFVSSGEISYPKIAKNVIRENYAGFYGIFSSRGELTGNWIENNEEEGIFIGIKSNLILKGNNFSGNKYDVRQE